Proteins encoded together in one Microcaecilia unicolor chromosome 3, aMicUni1.1, whole genome shotgun sequence window:
- the LOC115464441 gene encoding vomeronasal type-2 receptor 116-like — MSDTVKFPYFYRTVPSELHLCAGIVKLLKHFGWTWVGVIACTDENSVRAVEILKEGIEQSGGCIEFIETFSQSSSLMIQKIPKIYNTIITSSIKVIILYCNRDHTEFVSYTPIWEVTGKVWIITAVRLFTLPSYYVDRKNILVFTAGKKNIPSFHKFVREVNPALFPSDSLTEEWWKDLCNNRCPKSIQRSCSSDETSNYLFHCDITILGSSYNIYNAVYGLAHALHDMITSGSENISLGSGKSESILDFLPWKLHRYLKNLHFKNVLGEEIFFDENGDLAIGYDIISTVYLPDGTRSHEIIGSYNPYASSGKGFTVNEKAIVLEDLFSQVPPHSGCSPSCNPGFWKLTRKGTSICCYDCIPCSEGEVSNQTDMDTCITCPEDQWPNQKRDACIPKVITFLSYEEPLGLTLTFVIIFFFLITAVILGIFIYYQDTPIVKANNRDLSYILLISLMLCFLCSLIFIGRPEKVTCILRQIVFGITFSISLSSVLAKTITVVMAFHTIKPGNELRKLMGSRFSNCIVLSCSLLQALLCLIWLCTAPPFPYLNMKSETGTILIECNEGSIVAFYCVLGYLGFLSGISFIIAFLARNLPDSFNEAKYITFSMLVFCSVWVSFIPTYLSTKGKYMVAVEIFAILASSAGLLYCIFLPKSYIILLRPERNSRKFLSKTSISLNQ; from the exons ATGAGTGACACAGTTAAGTTTCCTTATTTCTACCGGACTGTCCCCAGTGAGCTGCACCTCTGTGCTGGGATAGTCAAATTATTGAAACATTTTGGCTGGACTTGGGTCGGTGTCATTGCGTGCACTGATGAAAACAGTGTGAGGgctgtggagatcctgaaagaagggattgagcagagtggaggttgcattgaattcaTTGAAACCTTCAGTCAGTCCAGTTCACTCATGATTCAAaaaattcctaaaatttacaaCACCATTATTACATCTTCAATTAAAGTGATCATTTTATATTGTAATAGAGACCACACAGAGTTTGTAAGTTATACACCCATTTGGGAAGTAACTGGAAAGGTCTGGATCATCACAGCTGTAAGGTTATTTACCTTACCTTCATACTATGTTGACAGGAAAAACATCTTGGTCTTCACTGCGGGAAAGAAGAATATTCCAAGCTTTCATAAATTTGTTCGTGAGGTGAATCCTGCTCTATTTCCAAGTGATTCATTGACAGAGGAATGGTGGAAGGACCTTTGTAACAACCGATGCCCCAAGAGCATCCAAAGATCCTGCAGCAGTGATGAAACATCTAATTACCTCTTCCACTGTGACATCACAATCCTTGGGAGCAGCTATAATATATACAATGCTGTGTACGGCCTGGCACATGCACTGCACGACATGATCACTTCTGGATCGGAAAATATCAGCCTGGGGAGTGGAAAAAGTGAGAGTATTTTGGATTTTTTACCATGGAAG CTTCATCGTTATTTAAAGAACCttcattttaaaaatgttctggGTGAGGAAATCTTTTTTGATGAGAATGGTGATCTTGCCATTGGATATGATATTATAAGCACAGTCTATCTACCTGATGGGACACGAAGTCATGAAATTATTGGAAGTTATAACCCTTATGCTTCATCAGGGAAAGGCTTCACCGTCAATGAGAAGGCGATTGTGTTGGAGGACTTATTCAGCCAG GTTCCTCCGCATTCTGGATGCAGCCCGAGTTGCAATCCTGGATTCTGGAAATTAACCAGGAAAGGAACGTCAATCTGCTGTTATGACTGTATTCCCTGTTCAGAAGGCGAGGTCTCCAACCAAACTG ATATGGATACCTGTATAACATGTCCAGAGGACCAATGGCCCAATCAGAAGAGAGATGCCTGCATCCCAAAAGTAATAACCTTCCTGTCCTATGAAGAGCCTTTGGGGCTAACTTTGACTTTTGTCATAATTTTCTTCTTTCTCATCACTGCTGTTATTCTGGGAATCTTCATTTACTACCAAGACACTCCCATAGTGAAAGCCAACAACCGAGACCTCAGTTACATTCTCCTCATCTCACTCATGCTCTGCTTCCTCTGTTCATTGATATTCATTGGCCGTCCTGAAAAGGTGACTTGTATTCTCCGACAGATTGTCTTTGGGATCACTTTTTCCATTTCACTCTCCTCTGTATTGGCAAAAACCATCACTGTGGTCATGGCCTTCCATACCATCAAACCTGGGAACGAGCTCCGTAAATTGATGGGTTCCAGGTTCTCAAACTGTATAGTCCTTTCCTGTTCCCTTCTTCAGGCTCTTCTCTGTCTCATCTGGTTGTGTACTGCTCCCCCCTTCCCATATCTTAATATGAAATCAGAAACTGGAACAATTctaattgaatgtaatgaagggtcaatagttgcattttactgtgttctgggATATCTAGGATTTTTGTCTGGTATCAGCTTCATCATAGCTTTCCTAGCAAGAAATCTACCTGACAGTTTCAATGAAGCCAAATACATCaccttcagcatgctggtgttctgcagcGTCTGGGTCTCCTTCATCCCAACATATCTGAGCACCAAGGGCAAGTACATGGTGGCAGTAGAGATATTTGCTATCCTGGCTTCCAGTGCTGGACTTCTGTACTGTATCTTTCTCCCTAAGAGCTACATTATTCTGCTGAGGCCTGAAAGGAACAGTAGAAAATTCCTGTCTAAAACCTCAatcagtctcaatcagtga